The Desulfarculaceae bacterium genome window below encodes:
- a CDS encoding CoA transferase, which yields MSGALSGVKVLDLSMNLPGPYLTWLLACLGAEVLKLENPAGGDYGRSIGGSEGDSPYFQAVNRGKKSLALNLATPQGREVFFKLLAEYDVLVEGFRPGVMERLGLGYGQASAAQPKLIYLSVNGYGLEGPNLERAGHDINYLALAGVLGMTGCASGELGLPGVQIADLAGGSLLGLSGLLAALYQREKTGQGQLIDASMFDGSLSLATMVQAGVATGRDDPRPGRMTLNGRYPCYNLYRTKGGGWFSLGALEPKFWQNFCAALERPDLLDRQFGGPEAIQEVAAIFAQRTRSEWARFWNDHDACCEPVLSLNEAVESPLARARSMIADTPIGPRLAAPLKLSASPIQEQGPAPALGQHTREVLSALGYDDSLIEDMARRKIAGL from the coding sequence CCTGCCTGGGAGCCGAGGTCCTAAAGCTGGAAAACCCGGCGGGCGGCGACTACGGCCGGAGCATCGGCGGGAGCGAGGGCGATTCGCCCTACTTCCAGGCGGTGAACCGGGGCAAGAAGAGCCTGGCCCTGAACCTGGCCACGCCCCAGGGGCGCGAGGTGTTCTTCAAGCTGCTGGCCGAGTATGACGTGTTGGTGGAGGGCTTCCGGCCCGGGGTCATGGAGCGCCTGGGCCTGGGCTACGGGCAGGCCAGCGCGGCCCAACCGAAGCTGATCTATCTCTCGGTGAACGGCTACGGCCTGGAAGGCCCCAACCTTGAGCGCGCCGGGCACGACATCAACTACCTGGCCCTGGCCGGGGTGCTGGGCATGACCGGCTGCGCCAGCGGGGAGCTGGGCCTGCCCGGGGTGCAGATCGCGGATCTGGCCGGGGGCAGCCTCTTGGGCCTGAGCGGGCTCTTGGCCGCCTTGTACCAGCGGGAAAAGACCGGCCAAGGGCAGCTCATCGATGCGTCCATGTTCGACGGCTCGCTGTCATTGGCCACCATGGTTCAGGCCGGGGTGGCCACGGGCCGCGACGACCCCCGGCCCGGGCGCATGACCTTGAACGGCCGCTACCCCTGCTACAACCTCTACCGCACCAAGGGCGGAGGCTGGTTCTCCCTGGGGGCCCTGGAGCCCAAGTTCTGGCAAAACTTCTGCGCCGCCCTGGAGCGGCCGGATCTGCTTGACCGGCAGTTCGGCGGGCCCGAGGCGATTCAGGAAGTGGCGGCCATCTTCGCCCAGCGCACCCGGAGCGAGTGGGCCCGTTTCTGGAACGATCACGACGCCTGCTGCGAGCCGGTGCTCTCCCTGAACGAAGCGGTGGAATCGCCCCTGGCCCGGGCCCGAAGCATGATCGCCGACACGCCGATAGGGCCGCGCCTGGCCGCCCCGCTGAAGCTATCGGCCTCGCCCATTCAGGAGCAAGGCCCCGCCCCGGCCCTGGGGCAGCACACCCGCGAGGTGCTCTCCGCCCTGGGCTATGACGATTCACTAATAGAGGATATGGCCCGCCGCAAGATAGCGGGCCTTTAG
- a CDS encoding Rne/Rng family ribonuclease, which translates to MSRKMLINATGSEELRVAVVEDGRLEAFYVETAAQAQTRGNIYKGVVANVEPSLQAAFIDYGRPKHGFLQIADLRNDLWAEHSAPAKGLPPLQEVLKKGRQFLVQVVKEETGNKGAALTTHLSIPGQYLVVTPGHGHVGVSRQIADDKERTRIKQILESLERPGELGVIARTAAEGRSKRELTTNYKQLQRLWEDIEKRGKNAKARSLIHKEEDLAVRTVRDLFTSDLAEIYVDDPVIFDRLVAFVGTVSPRRKNIVKLYQQQRPIFARYQLEEQISSVYQPAVGLPSGGGIVISPTEALVSVDVNSGKSSGGRQLEETALAVNTEAAAEIARQLRLRDLGGLIVIDFIDMRDRGNQRKVRKALVDALKGDKAKTTVGHISRFGLMEMSRQRIRPAIDFGATRTCPMCGGRGMVLTTEAVGRTVLRNLELKLRGYNGKGLQVRLAPETAQYLQNVKRGELARLESTSGVCLELVAEHGLAPEDCDIDSCGEPWKLAAPPVPAVAASEPAPAPEKAAEPEPAPEQPKKSSRKRRRGKKSSAPAEAEAAKPAEKAEKAPEPERKPSPRSRRGQAAPPSEAAPAEQGNGGAAETEGEAPTPKKRKRRRPSGAQRRARAKARAQAEAAAQAEAEKNGSASEAPPAPEAQAAPEAKAEAAPEAKDEPQGEAKPKPKPRRRSRAKPKPKAKPEAEAAGEPQPEAKAKPEPEPKPEPKPEAANQAPAEGSEG; encoded by the coding sequence ATGTCACGAAAGATGCTCATAAACGCCACCGGCTCCGAGGAGCTACGCGTGGCGGTGGTGGAGGACGGCCGCCTGGAGGCCTTCTACGTGGAGACCGCCGCCCAGGCTCAGACCCGGGGCAACATCTACAAGGGTGTGGTCGCCAACGTGGAGCCCTCGTTGCAGGCCGCCTTCATCGACTACGGCCGCCCCAAGCACGGCTTTTTGCAGATCGCCGATTTGCGCAACGACCTCTGGGCCGAGCACTCCGCTCCGGCCAAGGGCCTGCCGCCCTTGCAGGAGGTCCTCAAGAAGGGCCGCCAGTTCCTGGTGCAGGTGGTCAAGGAAGAGACCGGCAACAAGGGCGCGGCCCTGACCACCCACCTGTCCATCCCCGGGCAGTATCTGGTGGTCACCCCGGGCCACGGCCACGTGGGGGTCTCCCGCCAGATCGCCGATGACAAGGAACGGACCCGCATCAAGCAGATCCTGGAGTCCCTGGAGCGGCCCGGGGAACTGGGGGTCATCGCCCGCACCGCCGCCGAAGGGCGCAGTAAGCGCGAGCTGACCACCAACTACAAGCAGCTCCAGCGCCTGTGGGAGGACATCGAGAAGCGGGGCAAGAACGCCAAGGCCCGCAGCCTGATCCACAAGGAGGAGGACCTGGCCGTGCGCACGGTGCGCGACCTGTTCACCTCGGACCTGGCCGAGATCTACGTGGACGATCCGGTGATCTTCGATCGCCTGGTGGCGTTCGTGGGCACCGTGAGCCCCCGCCGCAAGAACATCGTCAAGCTCTACCAGCAGCAGCGGCCCATCTTCGCCCGCTACCAGCTGGAAGAGCAGATCTCCAGCGTGTATCAGCCCGCGGTGGGCCTGCCTTCCGGCGGGGGCATCGTCATTTCGCCCACCGAGGCCCTGGTTTCGGTGGACGTGAACTCGGGCAAGAGCTCGGGCGGGCGGCAGCTGGAGGAGACCGCCCTGGCGGTGAACACCGAGGCCGCCGCCGAGATCGCCCGCCAGCTGAGACTCCGCGACCTGGGCGGGCTCATCGTCATCGACTTCATCGACATGCGCGACCGGGGCAACCAGCGCAAGGTCAGGAAGGCCCTGGTGGACGCCCTCAAGGGCGACAAGGCCAAGACCACGGTGGGCCACATCAGCCGCTTCGGGCTGATGGAGATGAGCCGCCAGCGCATCCGCCCGGCCATCGACTTCGGAGCCACCCGGACCTGCCCCATGTGCGGCGGACGGGGCATGGTGCTCACCACCGAGGCGGTGGGGCGCACGGTGCTGCGCAATCTGGAGCTGAAGCTCAGGGGGTACAACGGCAAGGGCCTCCAGGTGCGCCTGGCCCCGGAGACCGCCCAGTATCTGCAGAACGTCAAGCGCGGCGAGCTGGCCCGCCTGGAGAGCACCTCCGGGGTGTGCCTGGAGCTGGTGGCCGAGCACGGCCTGGCGCCCGAGGACTGCGACATCGACTCCTGCGGCGAGCCCTGGAAGCTGGCCGCTCCCCCGGTCCCGGCCGTGGCCGCGTCAGAGCCCGCTCCGGCCCCGGAAAAGGCCGCCGAGCCGGAGCCCGCCCCGGAGCAGCCCAAGAAGAGCAGCCGCAAGCGCCGCCGGGGCAAGAAATCCAGCGCTCCGGCCGAGGCCGAGGCGGCCAAACCGGCCGAGAAGGCCGAAAAGGCCCCCGAGCCCGAGCGCAAGCCGTCGCCCAGATCCCGCCGGGGTCAGGCCGCGCCGCCCTCCGAGGCCGCGCCCGCCGAGCAAGGCAACGGCGGGGCCGCCGAGACCGAGGGCGAGGCTCCAACGCCCAAGAAACGCAAGCGCCGCCGCCCCTCCGGGGCCCAGCGCCGCGCCCGGGCCAAGGCCCGCGCCCAAGCCGAGGCTGCCGCCCAGGCCGAGGCGGAGAAAAACGGCTCCGCCAGCGAAGCCCCGCCCGCGCCCGAGGCCCAGGCGGCCCCCGAGGCCAAGGCCGAAGCCGCGCCCGAGGCCAAGGACGAGCCCCAGGGCGAGGCCAAACCCAAGCCCAAGCCCAGACGCCGCTCCCGGGCCAAGCCCAAGCCCAAGGCCAAGCCGGAAGCAGAGGCCGCGGGTGAGCCGCAGCCCGAGGCCAAGGCCAAGCCGGAACCAGAGCCCAAGCCAGAGCCCAAGCCCGAGGCCGCTAACCAGGCCCCGGCGGAAGGCTCGGAAGGCTAG
- a CDS encoding radical SAM protein produces MSKSGGQQAVFGPVPSRRLGLSLGVDLVYPKTCPLDCIYCELGRTTEHTTRRAVYRDADQVLAQVQARLGELAAPPDYITLAGSGEPTLHLELGRVIAGLKALGAAKVAVLTNGVLLSDPQVRADLAEADVVIPSLDAVDQKTFLAVNRPAPGLIIDEVIEGLKAFAREFKGRLWLEILLVAGVNDSPEHLEALGAVAREIGPELVQLNTVIRPPAYSKARPLSLERLEAIAAGLGLPCAVSGPPTAQAGLDRGQAGEQVVEMTRRRPCTLSDVAAAVGLDRPQAERLLHELSRQGKLKIEEHSGETYYRGV; encoded by the coding sequence GTGAGCAAATCCGGCGGCCAACAGGCCGTCTTCGGTCCGGTGCCCAGCCGCAGGCTGGGCCTAAGCCTGGGGGTGGACCTGGTCTACCCCAAGACCTGCCCCCTGGACTGCATATACTGCGAGCTGGGACGCACCACCGAGCACACCACCCGGCGGGCGGTGTATCGCGACGCGGACCAGGTGCTGGCCCAGGTGCAAGCGCGCCTGGGCGAGCTGGCCGCGCCCCCGGACTACATCACCCTGGCCGGCAGCGGCGAGCCCACCCTGCATCTGGAGCTGGGCCGGGTCATCGCCGGGCTCAAGGCCTTGGGCGCGGCCAAGGTGGCGGTGCTGACCAACGGGGTGCTGCTGAGCGACCCCCAGGTGCGCGCCGACCTGGCCGAGGCCGACGTGGTGATCCCCAGCCTGGACGCGGTGGATCAAAAAACCTTCCTGGCGGTCAATCGCCCCGCGCCGGGGCTTATAATAGACGAGGTGATCGAGGGGCTGAAGGCCTTCGCCCGGGAGTTCAAAGGCCGCCTGTGGCTGGAGATACTCCTGGTGGCCGGGGTCAACGACTCGCCGGAGCACCTGGAGGCCTTGGGGGCGGTGGCCCGCGAGATCGGCCCGGAGCTGGTGCAGCTCAACACGGTGATCCGGCCCCCGGCCTACTCCAAGGCCCGGCCGCTCAGCCTGGAGCGCCTGGAGGCCATCGCGGCCGGGCTGGGCCTGCCCTGCGCGGTCAGCGGGCCGCCCACCGCCCAGGCGGGCCTGGACCGGGGCCAAGCCGGGGAGCAGGTGGTGGAGATGACCCGCCGCCGCCCCTGCACCCTCAGCGACGTGGCCGCGGCGGTGGGCCTGGACCGGCCCCAAGCCGAACGCCTTTTGCATGAACTGTCCCGCCAGGGAAAGTTGAAGATAGAAGAGCACAGCGGCGAGACTTATTATCGCGGCGTATAG